The following proteins come from a genomic window of Mobula hypostoma chromosome 15, sMobHyp1.1, whole genome shotgun sequence:
- the hesx1 gene encoding homeobox expressed in ES cells 1 — MAKFCPRDLTGDLKAHYQPAETRKVSGRKVSTCSFTIESILGLETNEKTTCIIDPYRPWADVLNITAFPGTSCSNSSERSHDLPYTRKEDKGSDRDLYCTKVNRRNEDRVSYPPNCCWFRGRRPRTAFSRSQIEVLEEEFRLNCYPGIDVREELAQKLALDEDRIQIWFQNRRAKLKRSHRESQFLMVKNALIRSDVQNRKPSTQV; from the exons ATGGCCAAATTTTGCCCCCGAGATTTGACTGGTGACTTGAAAGCTCACTATCAGCCTGCAGAAACTCGGAAGGTGTCGGGAAGAAAAGTTTCAACATGTTCGTTCACTATTGAGAGTATTTTGGGGCTTGAGACGAATGAGAAAACCACTTGTATTATCGATCCCTATCGCCCGTGGGCTGATGTGCTTAATATTACAG CTTTTCCAGGGACATCCTGCTCAAACTCCTCTGAGAGATCTCACGATCTGCCTTACACAAGGAAGGAAGACAAGGGGAGTGACCGCGACCTCTACTGTACCAAGGTGAACCGGCGGAATGAAGATCGCGTCTCTTATCCGCCGAACTGTTGCTGGTTCCGAGGGAGAAGACCTCGGACCGCTTTCAGCAGGAGCCAG ATTGAAGTTTTGGAAGAGGAATTTCGGCTGAATTGTTACCCAGGAATTGATGTTCGTGAGGAACTTGCACAGAAACTGGCTTTGGATGAAGATCGAATTCAG atctGGTTCCAGAACCGTCGAGCAAAACTGAAACGATCTCATCGTGAGTCACAGTTTTTAATGGTGAAAAATGCACTAATACGTTCAGATGTTCAAAATCGGAAACCAAGTACGCAGGTATAA